One part of the Coffea eugenioides isolate CCC68of chromosome 10, Ceug_1.0, whole genome shotgun sequence genome encodes these proteins:
- the LOC113749942 gene encoding elongation factor 1-gamma 2-like has translation MALILHATSNNKNALKALIAAEYSDVKVELTKDFQMGVSNKTPEFLKMNPIGKVPVLETPDGPLFESNAIARYVTKLKANNPLFGSSLIEYARIEQWIDFATTEIDVHLGRWLYPRLGFMVHLPPAEEAAIASLKRALGPLNAHLASNTYLVGDFVTLADIITICNLYLGYKTVMTKSFTSEFPHVERYFWTLVNQPKFHKILGDVNQTDSVPPVPSKKPAQPKEPKPKAKEEPKEAKKEAKKEAPKPKEDDLDEEEAPKPKPKNPLDLLPPSKMILDEWKRLYSNTKTNFREVAIKGFWEMYDPEGYSLWFCDYKYNDENTVSFVTLNKVGGFLQRMDLARKYAFGKMLVIGSEPPFKVKGLWLFRGKEIPKFILDEVYDMELYDWKEVDISDEAQKERVSQMIEDYEPFEGEPLLDAKCFK, from the exons ATGGCTCTG ATCCTGCATGCGACGAGCAATAATAAGAATGCTCTCAAGGCACTAATTGCTGCAGAATACAGTGATGTTAAAGTGGAACTAACTAAGGATTTTCAGATGGGAGTATCCAATAAGACTCCTGAGTTCCTCAAGATGAACCCAATTGGAAAG GTTCCTGTGCTTGAAACTCCTGATGGTCCTTTATTTGAGAGTAATGCCATTGCCCGTTATG TTACAAAGTTGAAGGCTAATAATCCACTCTTTGGCTCATCTTTGATTGAATAT GCCCGCATTGAGCAATGGATCGACTTTGCTACCACTGAGATTGATGTCCATTTGGGTCGTTGGTTGTACCCACGACTGGGTTTTATGGTTCACCTCCCTCCG GCTGAGGAAGCTGCAATTGCTTCTCTGAAGAGAGCTCTTGGACCATTGAATGCTCATCTTGCCTCTAACACTTACTTGGTTGGAGATTTTGTCACTCTGGCAGACATAATTACAATATGCAACCTGTATCTGGGATATAAAACTGTCATGACGAAGAGCTTTACCTCAGAATTTCCCCATGTTGAGAGATACTTCTGGACCTTGGTGAATCAGCCAAAGTTTCACAAGATTTTGGGCGACGTGAATCAAACAGATTCTGTTCCACCTGTTCCATCCAAAAAACCTGCACAGCCAAAAGAACCAAAACcaaaggcaaaggaagaacCCAAGGAGGCCAAGAAAGAGGCAAAGAAAGAAGCCCCCAAGCCTAAAGAGGATGATCTTGATGAAGAAGAAGCACCCAAGCCAAAACCAAAAAATCCTCTAGATCTTTTGCCACCTAGCAAGATGATACTAGATGAATGGAAGAGGCTTTATTCAAACACCAAGACTAACTTCCGTGAAGTCGCAATTAAGG GATTTTGGGAAATGTATGATCCTGAAGGATACTCACTCTGGTTTTGCGACTACAAGTACAATGATGAAAACACAGTTTCCTTTGTTACTTTGAACAAGGTTGGCGGATTTCTGCAAAGAATGGATCTTGCACGCAAGTATGCATTTGGGAAAATGTTGGTCATTGGTTCAGAGCCCCCATTCAAGGTGAAGGGGTTGTGGCTTTTCCGCGGTAAAGAAATCCCCAAATTTATCCTGGATGAGGTTTATGATATGGAGCTGTATGACTGGAAGGAGGTAGACATCAGTGATGAAGCCCAAAAAGAGCGTGTCAGCCAGATGATTGAAGATTATGAGCCTTTTGAGGGAGAGCCTCTGCTGGATGCAAAGTGtttcaaataa